The following coding sequences are from one Gemmatimonadota bacterium window:
- the hemG gene encoding protoporphyrinogen oxidase has product MARIAIVGAGAAGLVAARRLQELGAEPLLFEAAPRVGGSIETVRRDGWLAEAGPNTIMEPDRDVRALLDRAGLADRIVHPGDAVRRRYIVHDGVPQVLPLSPGDLVATPILSVAGRLRMLKEPFVAKGRDDPEETVDAFARRRFGDEVASRLFDPLVAGTSGADPTQLLARFAFPKLVEYEQRGGSVLKGAVRSRSQARRRGEVLGGGLWSCRLGLEEITARLAMMLGAQVRSGVAVVRVAARGGGYTVQTADGTSTDVDGVVFACPATAFATLALDLPGGEAIRSLATIPHSSLVTVSLGYPRERVAHPLDGSGLLAPSCERRRILGALFPSTLFPERVPVNHVLLTAFAGGMRQPQVAEMADATVVEMARAELGDLLGVTREPAFCEVRRWRAALPIATSGHAARIAPAEALEADRSGLLFTGAWRAGLAVHEVMLGGLRAAERIIAAHP; this is encoded by the coding sequence GTGGCACGCATCGCCATCGTCGGCGCCGGGGCCGCAGGCCTCGTCGCGGCGCGCCGTCTGCAGGAACTTGGCGCCGAGCCGCTGTTGTTCGAGGCCGCGCCGCGCGTGGGCGGCTCGATCGAGACGGTGCGCCGCGACGGCTGGCTGGCCGAAGCGGGGCCGAACACGATCATGGAACCGGATCGGGACGTGCGCGCCCTGCTCGACCGCGCCGGCCTTGCCGATCGCATCGTGCACCCGGGAGACGCGGTGAGGCGGCGCTACATCGTCCACGATGGGGTGCCCCAGGTGCTCCCCCTGTCGCCGGGCGACCTCGTCGCCACGCCGATCCTCTCGGTCGCCGGTCGGTTGCGGATGCTCAAGGAGCCCTTCGTCGCGAAGGGCAGGGACGATCCGGAGGAGACGGTGGACGCCTTTGCGCGCCGGCGCTTCGGCGATGAGGTCGCGAGCAGACTCTTCGATCCTCTGGTGGCAGGTACCAGTGGGGCCGACCCGACGCAGCTGCTGGCGCGCTTCGCGTTCCCGAAACTCGTCGAGTACGAGCAGCGCGGGGGCTCGGTGCTCAAGGGGGCGGTGCGCTCGCGCAGCCAGGCGCGTCGCCGCGGGGAGGTGCTCGGCGGCGGACTCTGGTCGTGTCGCCTGGGTCTAGAGGAGATCACCGCGCGCCTTGCGATGATGCTCGGGGCACAGGTACGGTCCGGGGTCGCCGTCGTGCGCGTCGCGGCGCGAGGCGGCGGCTACACCGTGCAGACCGCGGACGGCACCTCCACGGACGTCGACGGCGTGGTCTTCGCCTGTCCGGCGACGGCCTTCGCCACCCTGGCACTCGATCTCCCCGGCGGCGAGGCGATCCGGAGCCTTGCCACGATCCCCCATTCGTCGCTGGTCACCGTCTCGCTGGGGTATCCCCGCGAAAGGGTCGCCCACCCCCTCGATGGCTCGGGCCTGCTGGCGCCATCGTGCGAGCGGCGCCGGATCCTTGGCGCGCTCTTCCCCTCGACGCTCTTTCCGGAGCGCGTCCCGGTCAACCACGTCCTCCTCACGGCCTTCGCCGGAGGAATGCGTCAACCGCAGGTCGCCGAGATGGCCGACGCGACCGTCGTCGAGATGGCGCGTGCGGAGCTGGGTGACCTCCTCGGCGTCACCCGTGAGCCGGCCTTCTGCGAGGTGCGCCGGTGGCGGGCGGCGCTGCCGATTGCCACGTCCGGGCATGCGGCACGGATCGCACCGGCCGAGGCGTTGGAAGCGGATCGATCCGGACTACTGTTCACCGGCGCCTGGCGTGCCGGCCTGGCCGTGCACGAAGTCATGTTGGGTGGTCTGCGCGCCGCCGAACGGATCATTGCCGCGCATCCCTGA
- a CDS encoding M6 family metalloprotease domain-containing protein yields MTDGRARQGEGRPAGAGRRGGLRSLLGAGLALLAALPVAGQYPRARPGQFEVRGFDIAPDGAWRRVTARIAATRAALLRDGALARLNAGDASMQVSGGYFVPVIPMTFPGVAQPFPSADYQQVLFSATPVGQAWSLKTFYGAQSRGHITLDGSVFDWVTLDSAAAYYEDGCNGIGVNGPCPARVRSRMADLLLGALDAVSLRGDSATVWNAYDNDGPDGLPNSGDDDGIVDFVTFLQARVDGACGGSGLWAHRFRISGWNSGQAYTTRTPRRGAGGAIIPGSFLRVNSYTLQSAVGGNTACTAGQIMPIGTVAHETGHAFGLPDLYDTDAASNTEGIGEWGLMGSGNYARPWSPASFEAWSLAELGWVTIDTLASAAERSAAAVQSGDTVYYGATADPSTYLLLENRQRVGSDTAMMNPAFSRMKGPGLLIWQIDAARVANSRSGNTVNTGVAQGVALVQADGLNQLRSPITGIRNRGDAGDPFPGTTANHEFGLATSPQAARADGTPLQVRIDRITTEAGGRVSFRYVRRAPTVIASRAAQARVRVNAVASQTYREVFPPGEVVTITADSIQASLDGRSALRWLSWSNAGPRTQVLVTRAGPPDSLFADFAAAHRVRVAVNGPGVVTSSLTGVVGTGAFFDVGVALRLDAVPGPGVEFLGWRGDSITPAASMNVTLQHPYDLTADFVQVVAVDPTAAVAAILGGPALAADQRLYLDVIGNRNGGYDVGDLLAWLRRTGRPLPTALRRALGAGVR; encoded by the coding sequence ATGACCGACGGCAGGGCGAGACAAGGCGAAGGACGCCCCGCAGGGGCGGGACGGCGAGGGGGGCTTCGGTCTCTCCTCGGGGCCGGCCTTGCCCTGCTCGCGGCCCTCCCGGTCGCTGGGCAATACCCGCGTGCCCGGCCCGGGCAGTTTGAAGTCCGCGGTTTCGACATCGCCCCCGACGGGGCGTGGCGGCGGGTCACGGCGCGAATCGCCGCCACGCGGGCCGCGTTGCTCCGCGACGGCGCGTTGGCGCGCCTGAACGCGGGTGACGCCTCGATGCAGGTCTCGGGTGGGTACTTCGTGCCGGTGATCCCGATGACATTTCCTGGGGTGGCGCAGCCCTTTCCGTCGGCTGACTATCAACAGGTGCTCTTCTCCGCGACCCCGGTGGGGCAGGCGTGGAGTCTCAAGACGTTCTACGGGGCCCAGTCGCGAGGGCACATCACCCTCGACGGTTCGGTCTTCGACTGGGTCACGCTGGACAGTGCCGCCGCGTACTACGAAGACGGCTGCAATGGCATCGGCGTGAATGGCCCCTGTCCGGCCCGAGTGCGGAGCCGGATGGCCGATCTTCTCCTCGGGGCCCTCGACGCCGTCTCGTTGCGCGGCGACAGTGCCACCGTGTGGAATGCCTACGACAACGATGGCCCCGACGGCCTCCCCAATTCCGGCGACGACGACGGCATTGTCGACTTCGTCACCTTCCTGCAGGCTCGAGTCGATGGGGCGTGCGGCGGCAGCGGCTTGTGGGCCCATCGCTTCCGCATCTCCGGGTGGAACAGCGGGCAGGCGTACACGACCCGCACCCCGCGGCGCGGTGCGGGCGGCGCGATCATTCCGGGGAGCTTCCTCCGCGTCAACTCCTACACCTTGCAGAGCGCGGTCGGCGGCAACACGGCCTGCACGGCCGGACAGATCATGCCGATCGGCACCGTGGCCCACGAGACCGGCCATGCGTTCGGCCTCCCCGATCTCTACGACACCGATGCGGCTTCGAACACCGAGGGGATCGGCGAATGGGGGCTGATGGGCTCGGGCAATTATGCGCGACCGTGGTCGCCGGCCTCCTTCGAGGCGTGGTCGCTCGCTGAGCTCGGGTGGGTCACGATCGACACCCTCGCGAGTGCCGCCGAGCGCTCGGCGGCGGCGGTGCAGAGCGGGGACACCGTCTACTACGGGGCGACCGCCGACCCCTCGACCTACCTGCTGCTCGAGAATCGGCAGCGGGTCGGCAGCGATACCGCGATGATGAACCCGGCGTTCAGTCGGATGAAGGGGCCCGGTCTGCTGATCTGGCAAATCGACGCAGCCCGAGTCGCCAACAGTCGCTCCGGCAACACGGTCAACACCGGCGTCGCGCAGGGTGTGGCCCTGGTCCAGGCGGACGGGCTCAATCAGTTGCGCTCCCCGATCACGGGCATCAGGAATCGTGGCGATGCCGGTGATCCCTTTCCGGGGACGACGGCCAATCATGAGTTCGGGCTCGCCACCTCGCCCCAGGCTGCGCGCGCCGATGGCACGCCGCTGCAGGTCCGCATTGACCGCATCACCACCGAGGCCGGGGGGCGTGTCAGCTTTCGGTACGTCCGGCGCGCACCGACCGTCATCGCGTCGCGCGCGGCTCAGGCGCGCGTGCGCGTCAACGCGGTGGCCAGTCAAACGTATCGCGAGGTCTTTCCTCCTGGAGAGGTGGTGACCATCACCGCGGACTCCATTCAGGCGAGTCTCGACGGCCGCAGTGCGCTGCGGTGGCTGAGCTGGAGCAACGCCGGGCCACGGACCCAGGTGCTGGTGACGCGGGCCGGACCGCCCGACTCCCTCTTCGCCGATTTTGCCGCGGCGCATCGAGTGCGCGTGGCCGTCAACGGCCCGGGCGTCGTGACCTCCTCGCTCACCGGGGTCGTCGGCACCGGCGCCTTCTTCGATGTCGGCGTCGCGCTGCGGCTCGACGCGGTGCCCGGGCCGGGGGTCGAATTCCTGGGGTGGCGGGGCGACAGCATCACCCCCGCCGCGTCGATGAACGTCACGCTGCAGCATCCCTATGACCTGACCGCGGATTTCGTCCAGGTCGTCGCCGTCGATCCGACCGCGGCGGTTGCCGCGATCCTTGGCGGACCGGCACTCGCGGCGGACCAGCGCCTCTATCTCGATGTGATCGGCAATCGCAATGGCGGGTACGATGTCGGCGACCTGCTCGCATGGCTGCGGCGCACGGGCCGGCCCCTGCCGACGGCACTCCGTCGCGCGCTCGGCGCGGGGGTACGCTGA
- a CDS encoding pyridoxal phosphate-dependent aminotransferase family protein: protein MMLFDKCRQFTQAREIQAAGLYPYFKPISESEDTVVTIDGQKRIMLGSNNYLGLTHHPKVLEAATKALHRYGAGCTGSRFLNGSLDLHEQLEAALAKFLGKESALVFSTGYGANLGLISGLLGRGETVYLDKLDHACIVDGAKLSYGDTQRFNHGDLDHLTRLLERNTTGKGTMVVVDGVYSMEGDIADIPGLSKICNRFGAALVVDDAHALGVIGPNGDGTGAHWGMQDQVDIIAGTFSKSLASVGGFVAADESVIHFLKHHSRPFIFTASLPPANTAGVLAALQVLQDEPERRTTLWANAKHLADGFRALGFEIGETVTPIIPVLIGPLETTFVFWRKLYDAGVFTNPVVPPAVPPSQCRLRTSVMATHTPAQIDTALEAFGRIGKELGVI, encoded by the coding sequence GTGATGCTCTTCGACAAGTGTCGCCAGTTTACCCAGGCCCGCGAGATTCAAGCGGCCGGCCTCTACCCCTATTTCAAGCCGATCTCGGAATCCGAGGACACCGTCGTCACCATCGACGGTCAGAAGCGGATCATGCTTGGCTCGAACAATTACCTGGGGCTGACCCACCACCCGAAGGTGCTCGAGGCCGCCACCAAGGCGCTGCACCGCTACGGTGCCGGCTGCACGGGATCGCGTTTCCTCAACGGCTCCCTCGACCTGCATGAACAGCTCGAAGCGGCGCTGGCCAAGTTTCTCGGCAAGGAATCGGCCCTGGTCTTCTCGACCGGTTACGGCGCGAACCTCGGCCTCATCTCCGGCCTGCTCGGCCGTGGCGAGACCGTCTATCTCGACAAGCTCGACCACGCCTGTATCGTCGACGGCGCCAAGCTTTCGTACGGCGACACGCAGCGCTTCAATCACGGCGACCTCGACCACCTCACCCGCCTGCTCGAGCGCAACACGACCGGCAAGGGCACGATGGTGGTCGTCGACGGTGTCTACTCGATGGAAGGCGACATCGCCGACATTCCGGGGCTGAGCAAGATCTGCAATCGCTTCGGCGCGGCGCTTGTCGTGGACGACGCCCATGCCCTCGGCGTGATCGGCCCGAACGGCGATGGCACCGGTGCCCACTGGGGGATGCAGGACCAGGTCGACATCATCGCCGGCACCTTCTCGAAGTCGCTCGCCTCGGTCGGTGGCTTCGTCGCCGCGGACGAGTCGGTGATCCACTTCCTGAAGCACCATTCGCGGCCGTTCATCTTCACCGCCTCGCTCCCCCCGGCCAACACCGCCGGCGTGCTCGCCGCACTCCAGGTGCTGCAGGACGAGCCCGAGCGGCGCACCACGCTGTGGGCCAACGCCAAGCATCTGGCCGACGGCTTCCGGGCCCTCGGCTTCGAAATCGGCGAGACCGTCACGCCGATCATCCCGGTGCTCATCGGGCCGCTCGAGACCACCTTCGTCTTCTGGCGGAAGCTGTACGACGCCGGCGTCTTCACCAACCCGGTCGTGCCGCCGGCGGTGCCGCCGTCGCAGTGCCGCCTGCGCACCAGCGTGATGGCGACCCACACGCCGGCCCAGATCGACACCGCGCTGGAGGCCTTCGGGCGGATCGGCAAGGAGTTGGGGGTCATCTGA
- a CDS encoding N-acetyltransferase, whose translation MPPAHQRDGDPHAGPDRHRAGGLRADRQGVGGHLSTAPVIRRVETAKDLAAFIDLPYRLHRRDPNWVPPFRAEVKKLLDRTKNPFFAHAEAQYFLAERGGEVVGRVAAIHNRLHNEVHHDRVGFFGFFECINDFTVAAPLLDTASAWVQSQGLDTLRGPASFSVNDECGLLIDGFDTPNTLMMPHNPPYYLTLLETAGFAKAKDLICLQAGSLENPLEPPERTARAVALLTKRYGLTIRALDMKHFQKEVELVKVLYNACWESNWGFVPMTDAEIDALAAGFKPVVIPNLVPFIEKDGKPIAFGLAMPDLNEVLHGNHSGGMFPASLTMLWKLKTKQITRARILLLGVVPEWRGKGIDSALYHWIWSKAAAAGIGWGEAGWLLEDNTAIIQGLTKTGFTPYKTYRLLDRPVT comes from the coding sequence GTGCCGCCTGCGCACCAGCGTGATGGCGACCCACACGCCGGCCCAGATCGACACCGCGCTGGAGGCCTTCGGGCGGATCGGCAAGGAGTTGGGGGTCATCTGAGCACTGCGCCGGTCATCCGGCGAGTCGAGACCGCCAAGGACCTCGCCGCCTTCATCGATCTGCCGTATCGGCTGCACCGGCGGGACCCGAACTGGGTCCCGCCGTTTCGCGCCGAAGTAAAGAAGCTCCTCGACCGCACCAAGAATCCCTTCTTTGCCCACGCCGAGGCCCAGTATTTCCTGGCCGAGCGCGGCGGCGAGGTCGTCGGGCGCGTCGCCGCGATTCACAATCGGCTGCACAACGAAGTGCACCACGACCGCGTCGGCTTCTTCGGCTTCTTCGAGTGCATCAACGACTTCACCGTGGCGGCGCCGCTGCTCGACACCGCGTCGGCGTGGGTGCAATCGCAGGGCCTCGACACCTTGCGCGGGCCGGCGTCCTTCTCCGTCAACGATGAGTGCGGCTTGCTGATCGACGGATTCGACACGCCGAACACGCTGATGATGCCGCACAATCCGCCATACTATCTCACGTTGCTCGAGACGGCGGGGTTCGCGAAGGCCAAGGACCTGATCTGCCTGCAGGCCGGCTCCCTGGAGAATCCGCTGGAGCCGCCCGAGCGCACCGCCCGCGCCGTCGCGCTGCTCACCAAGCGGTACGGCCTCACCATCCGGGCGCTCGACATGAAGCACTTCCAGAAGGAAGTCGAGCTGGTCAAGGTGCTCTACAATGCCTGCTGGGAGAGCAACTGGGGTTTCGTCCCGATGACCGACGCCGAGATCGATGCGCTGGCGGCAGGCTTCAAGCCGGTGGTGATCCCGAACCTGGTCCCGTTCATCGAGAAGGACGGCAAGCCGATCGCCTTCGGCCTCGCCATGCCTGACCTCAATGAAGTGTTGCACGGCAACCACTCGGGCGGGATGTTCCCCGCCTCGCTGACGATGCTCTGGAAGCTCAAGACGAAGCAGATCACGCGGGCGCGCATCCTCCTGCTCGGCGTCGTCCCCGAGTGGCGCGGCAAGGGGATCGACTCGGCCCTCTATCACTGGATCTGGAGCAAGGCCGCGGCGGCGGGGATCGGCTGGGGCGAGGCCGGCTGGCTGCTCGAGGACAACACGGCGATCATCCAGGGCCTGACCAAGACCGGCTTCACCCCGTACAAGACCTACCGGCTGCTCGACCGCCCCGTCACATGA
- a CDS encoding NAD(P)-dependent oxidoreductase — protein sequence MRALVTGATGFVGGHLIDRLLARGDTVTALIRSPAKAADLAARGVRLVRGDLGDKPALAEASAAQDVIYHVAALTGAVDEAEFLLANRDGTANVVHAARADGGTARIVLVSSMAAGGPAARGRPKGADGLDAPVTMYGRSKLASELVLRGADLPWVILRPPTVYGPRDRDNLITVFKAARLGIAPVFGDGSMEVSVVHVEDLADAIVLAGTAGEALLGKTYYVNHPERLSSAELVREIGRTMGRNVTLLPIPEWAARVALTATGAWAAALRRKTILRADKANEFFQAAWTGDAAPFIAATGWQPRFDAATGLAHTHDWYRQAGWL from the coding sequence ATGAGGGCGCTGGTCACCGGCGCGACCGGCTTCGTGGGTGGGCACCTGATCGATCGCCTGCTCGCGCGCGGGGACACCGTCACCGCGCTGATCCGTTCGCCCGCGAAGGCCGCCGATCTGGCGGCCCGCGGTGTTCGACTCGTGCGCGGTGATCTGGGCGACAAGCCGGCGCTGGCCGAAGCCTCGGCGGCGCAGGACGTCATCTATCACGTGGCGGCGCTCACCGGCGCCGTCGACGAAGCCGAATTCCTCCTCGCCAATCGCGACGGCACCGCCAACGTCGTGCACGCCGCGCGCGCCGATGGCGGGACCGCGCGGATCGTGCTGGTCAGTTCAATGGCCGCGGGTGGGCCGGCCGCGCGGGGGCGTCCCAAGGGCGCCGACGGACTCGACGCCCCGGTCACCATGTACGGCCGGAGCAAGCTCGCCTCGGAATTGGTGTTGCGCGGCGCCGACCTGCCATGGGTGATCCTGCGCCCGCCGACGGTTTACGGCCCGCGCGATCGCGACAATCTCATCACCGTCTTCAAGGCGGCGCGCCTTGGCATCGCCCCGGTCTTTGGCGACGGTTCGATGGAAGTGTCCGTCGTGCATGTCGAGGACCTCGCCGACGCGATCGTGCTCGCCGGCACCGCAGGCGAGGCTCTCCTTGGCAAGACGTACTACGTGAATCATCCGGAGCGGCTCTCCTCGGCGGAGCTCGTCCGCGAGATCGGTCGCACCATGGGCCGCAATGTGACCCTGCTGCCAATCCCCGAATGGGCCGCCCGCGTGGCACTCACGGCCACCGGAGCCTGGGCCGCGGCGCTCCGTCGCAAGACCATCCTCCGCGCCGACAAGGCGAACGAGTTCTTCCAGGCCGCCTGGACGGGCGACGCCGCCCCGTTCATCGCGGCCACCGGCTGGCAGCCACGCTTCGATGCCGCCACCGGACTCGCCCACACTCACGACTGGTATCGCCAGGCAGGCTGGCTCTGA
- a CDS encoding phosphatase PAP2 family protein has product MVASYGLVVAALGATRLTQRGVPWIIGAHLGLPLLTWLITRASHSVVGRVLRASYPVVLLAGLYSAIDVMNGFGAATTWDAPLQAADAWLFHSQPSRDWWRAAPSVFWSTLLHGVYFSYYILVPLPVIVFLAQRRPAALERYLDGLIATFLLCYVTYLLLPVAGPYYEFARPTGAFVDNEAARLVYATLARGSAFGAAFPSSHVAATVAATVGAWLGSRRLGMAMAVPTALLAVGVVYCQMHYVVDSAAGVLLGVSVPLVMAWGQRNAGASDGRPREDGATNVQLTGR; this is encoded by the coding sequence ATGGTGGCGAGCTACGGTCTCGTCGTCGCCGCACTCGGCGCCACCCGGCTGACGCAGCGCGGCGTGCCGTGGATCATCGGGGCGCACCTCGGCCTCCCGCTCCTCACCTGGCTGATCACCCGCGCCTCCCACAGTGTCGTGGGGCGCGTCCTGCGCGCGAGCTATCCGGTGGTGCTGCTGGCCGGTCTCTATTCCGCGATCGATGTCATGAACGGTTTCGGCGCCGCCACCACATGGGACGCGCCACTGCAGGCCGCCGATGCATGGCTCTTCCACAGTCAGCCGAGTCGTGATTGGTGGCGCGCCGCGCCGAGCGTGTTCTGGTCCACGCTGCTGCACGGCGTCTACTTCTCCTACTACATCCTGGTCCCGTTGCCGGTCATCGTCTTCCTGGCCCAGCGCCGCCCTGCGGCACTCGAGCGCTACCTCGACGGGCTGATCGCGACCTTTCTGCTCTGTTACGTCACCTATCTGCTGCTGCCGGTGGCGGGACCCTACTATGAGTTCGCGCGGCCAACCGGCGCCTTCGTCGACAACGAGGCGGCGCGGCTTGTCTATGCCACGCTCGCCCGGGGGAGCGCGTTCGGTGCCGCGTTTCCCTCGTCGCATGTTGCCGCGACCGTCGCCGCCACTGTCGGTGCCTGGCTCGGCTCGCGCCGACTCGGCATGGCGATGGCCGTGCCCACCGCGCTGCTGGCCGTCGGCGTGGTCTACTGCCAGATGCACTACGTCGTCGACAGCGCGGCGGGCGTGCTGCTTGGTGTGAGCGTTCCGTTGGTGATGGCGTGGGGGCAACGCAACGCGGGGGCGTCCGATGGACGCCCCCGCGAAGATGGTGCAACCAACGTCCAGCTTACTGGACGGTGA
- a CDS encoding cupredoxin domain-containing protein produces the protein MRVPAMIAAVALVLAACGGEKKEGAESTETPEATAPTTAAVTGTTHVVEMIQDGTTFKFSPAELTIKAGDAVTFKSVSGGLHNVQFHADSIPAGAAAVIDAAILNKQGPLASALLNTGEEITINFAGAPVGDYRFTCLPHMAMGMHGKITVQ, from the coding sequence ATGCGCGTTCCTGCGATGATTGCTGCAGTGGCCCTGGTGCTCGCGGCCTGCGGTGGAGAGAAGAAGGAAGGGGCGGAGTCGACCGAGACTCCGGAAGCGACCGCACCGACGACGGCGGCCGTGACGGGCACCACCCACGTGGTCGAGATGATCCAGGACGGCACGACGTTCAAGTTCTCGCCGGCCGAACTGACCATCAAGGCCGGCGATGCCGTGACGTTCAAGAGCGTCTCGGGCGGCCTGCACAACGTCCAGTTCCATGCCGACAGCATCCCGGCCGGCGCGGCGGCGGTCATCGATGCGGCGATCCTGAACAAGCAGGGTCCGCTGGCGTCGGCGCTGCTGAACACGGGCGAAGAGATCACGATCAATTTCGCCGGCGCGCCGGTGGGTGATTACCGGTTCACCTGCCTGCCGCACATGGCGATGGGCATGCACGGCAAGATCACCGTCCAGTAA
- a CDS encoding sigma-70 family RNA polymerase sigma factor → MAFDLEGLYRTTYDSVVRFLYRKVWDADRAEDLAQEVFMRALHHQPEKPRSWVFAVAANIARDEARSAIRRRKHLVLLTHEPIASPSVGKEVEERMDSEAQQAEVQRALATLSPRDREVLLLWDAGLSYPEIAEQTGLAVGAVGTTLARARKRLVAAHDMLEESDEQVRSSARA, encoded by the coding sequence ATGGCATTCGATCTTGAAGGTCTCTACCGCACCACCTATGACTCCGTTGTCCGCTTCCTGTACCGCAAGGTGTGGGATGCCGATCGTGCCGAGGATCTTGCGCAGGAAGTCTTCATGCGCGCCCTGCACCACCAGCCCGAAAAGCCGCGTTCCTGGGTCTTCGCCGTTGCCGCCAATATTGCGCGCGACGAGGCTCGCTCGGCGATTCGCCGCCGGAAGCACCTGGTCCTGCTGACGCACGAACCGATCGCCTCGCCCTCGGTGGGCAAGGAAGTCGAGGAGCGAATGGATTCGGAGGCGCAGCAGGCCGAGGTGCAGCGCGCCCTGGCCACGCTCTCGCCGCGAGATCGCGAGGTCCTGTTGCTGTGGGATGCCGGATTGTCCTATCCTGAAATTGCGGAACAGACTGGGCTGGCGGTCGGCGCCGTGGGCACGACCCTCGCCCGCGCCCGCAAGCGTCTGGTGGCTGCCCACGACATGCTGGAGGAATCCGATGAGCAGGTGCGCTCGTCCGCACGTGCCTGA
- a CDS encoding cytochrome c gives MMRKVLLAAVLLGTGGCNWWYNEVPSPDQLMHKVPWFDHMILSKGVHPYQRTDIPRNVPAGIVPVGGGERDWRVGDPSAAFPQYGFDTVVANRQVRPTTPPQPGARSGQELYEVYCSTCHGQTGVGDGPVGPYVAAFSLLTPVARGWSDGYLYSIVRYGRAGMPQYGDKIIRRDERWAVVDYVRSLQAASPLPAAPAGGTK, from the coding sequence GTGATGCGTAAGGTCCTCCTCGCCGCCGTCCTCCTGGGGACGGGTGGTTGCAACTGGTGGTACAACGAGGTGCCGTCGCCGGACCAGCTGATGCACAAGGTCCCCTGGTTCGACCACATGATCCTCTCGAAGGGCGTGCATCCGTATCAGCGGACCGACATCCCGCGGAACGTCCCGGCCGGGATCGTTCCCGTTGGCGGCGGTGAGCGCGACTGGCGCGTTGGCGATCCGTCGGCGGCGTTCCCGCAGTACGGCTTCGACACCGTGGTGGCCAACCGTCAGGTCCGTCCGACCACGCCGCCCCAGCCGGGCGCGCGGAGCGGCCAGGAGCTGTACGAGGTCTACTGCTCCACCTGTCACGGTCAGACTGGCGTCGGTGACGGCCCCGTCGGCCCGTATGTCGCGGCGTTTTCGCTGCTGACGCCGGTCGCGCGCGGTTGGTCCGACGGCTACCTCTACAGCATCGTTCGGTATGGCCGGGCCGGCATGCCGCAGTACGGCGACAAGATCATCCGCCGCGATGAGCGCTGGGCCGTGGTCGATTACGTGCGTTCGCTGCAGGCGGCCTCGCCGCTGCCGGCCGCCCCTGCCGGAGGGACCAAGTAA
- a CDS encoding DUF3341 domain-containing protein, with amino-acid sequence MAASVSGVLAHFAHVDAAADAIRELKATGHKDLTVYCAAHNHELEAAVGDPISPVRLWTLFAGLTGCAAGFSLAIWMSSDWPLLVGGKPITAIPSFVVIGFELTILFGSLATVLGVIILSAMKSLKGRPYHPKFSDDHIGVFVPCRADQAAAVEQLLTGHGSVEVTRDA; translated from the coding sequence ATGGCCGCCTCCGTGTCGGGCGTGCTGGCCCACTTCGCCCATGTCGATGCCGCCGCGGACGCGATCCGCGAGCTCAAGGCGACGGGGCACAAGGACCTCACGGTCTACTGTGCCGCGCACAACCACGAGCTCGAGGCCGCCGTCGGCGACCCGATCTCGCCGGTGCGCCTCTGGACGCTCTTCGCCGGCCTGACCGGCTGCGCCGCCGGCTTCTCGCTGGCGATCTGGATGTCGAGCGACTGGCCGCTCCTCGTCGGCGGCAAGCCGATCACGGCGATCCCGTCGTTCGTCGTCATCGGCTTCGAGCTGACGATTCTCTTCGGTTCGTTGGCCACCGTCCTCGGCGTGATCATCCTCTCCGCGATGAAGTCGCTCAAGGGCCGGCCGTATCATCCCAAGTTCAGCGACGACCACATCGGCGTCTTCGTTCCGTGCCGAGCCGATCAGGCCGCGGCGGTCGAGCAGCTCCTGACGGGGCATGGCTCCGTGGAGGTCACCCGTGATGCGTAA